From the Senegalimassilia faecalis genome, one window contains:
- a CDS encoding phosphate ABC transporter ATP-binding protein: MDEIVSENETGVARAKTAGEASPAQGSPALEVAGLQAWYGDRHVLKDVSLTARTGRILAIIGPSGCGKSTLLACLNRSIELAEGARWSGQVRLAGVPTQGWTADKVRERVGLVMQKPTPFPFSIERNITYALRNRGVRKRAQLSAAVEQQLRAVGLYDELSGDARRSALELSGGQQQRLCIARALAVEPGVLLLDEPCSALDIASTSAVEDVLRRAAKTCAIVIVTHNLAQARRLADDVVCMSGGEVAWEGTVDELFERQHNTVLRPLYGSDLL; encoded by the coding sequence ATGGATGAAATCGTAAGCGAAAACGAAACCGGCGTTGCACGCGCGAAAACGGCTGGCGAAGCCTCGCCCGCGCAAGGTTCGCCGGCGCTTGAGGTTGCCGGCCTGCAGGCATGGTACGGCGACCGTCACGTGCTCAAAGACGTGTCGCTCACCGCGCGCACGGGGCGCATCCTGGCTATCATCGGACCGTCGGGCTGCGGAAAATCCACGCTGCTAGCGTGCCTGAATCGCTCCATCGAACTGGCCGAAGGCGCCCGGTGGTCCGGTCAAGTGCGCCTTGCGGGTGTGCCTACGCAGGGCTGGACGGCCGACAAGGTGCGCGAACGCGTGGGGCTGGTCATGCAGAAGCCCACGCCGTTTCCGTTCTCGATCGAGCGCAACATCACGTACGCGCTGCGCAACCGCGGCGTGCGCAAGCGCGCACAGCTTTCCGCTGCCGTCGAGCAGCAGCTGCGCGCGGTGGGCTTGTACGACGAGCTGAGCGGCGATGCACGCCGCAGCGCGCTTGAACTTTCGGGCGGCCAGCAGCAGCGCCTGTGCATCGCGCGCGCCCTGGCGGTCGAACCAGGCGTGCTGCTGCTCGACGAGCCGTGCAGCGCGCTTGACATCGCCAGCACGTCGGCGGTTGAGGACGTGCTGCGCCGCGCAGCGAAAACGTGTGCCATCGTCATTGTCACCCACAACCTTGCCCAAGCGCGCCGCCTCGCCGACGACGTCGTATGCATGAGCGGCGGGGAAGTGGCGTGGGAAGGCACGGTCGACGAGCTGTTCGAGCGCCAGCACAACACCGTGCTGCGCCCGCTGTACGGTTCCGACTTGCTCTAG
- the rplB gene encoding 50S ribosomal protein L2, protein MGVKQYRPTSPGRRFQTVSDKAEITCDKPEKSLLAPLNKKAGRNNHGHITVRHQGGGVKRRYRIIDFKRNKDGVPAKVATVEYDPNRSARIALLHYVDGEKRYILHPKGLKVGDMVVSGSDVDIKPGNAMPLASIPVGTLIHAVELQPGRGAALARSAGTSIQLMGKEGKYAILRMPSSEMRRVLLTCRATIGEVGNAEHSNITIGKAGRNRWRGIRPTVRGTVMNPVDHPHGGGEGKNKTSGRHPVSPWGVPTKGHRTRNPKKASSRLIIRRRKK, encoded by the coding sequence ATGGGAGTCAAACAGTACAGGCCGACTAGCCCCGGTCGTCGCTTCCAGACGGTTTCGGACAAAGCCGAAATCACCTGCGACAAGCCGGAAAAGTCCCTGCTTGCGCCGCTGAACAAGAAGGCCGGTCGCAACAACCACGGTCACATCACCGTCCGTCATCAGGGCGGCGGCGTGAAGCGTCGTTACCGCATCATCGACTTCAAGCGCAACAAGGACGGCGTGCCTGCAAAGGTCGCTACCGTCGAGTACGACCCGAACCGCTCCGCTCGTATCGCTCTGCTGCACTACGTTGACGGCGAGAAGCGCTACATCCTTCACCCGAAGGGCCTGAAGGTCGGCGACATGGTCGTCAGCGGTTCCGACGTGGACATCAAGCCCGGCAACGCCATGCCGCTGGCAAGCATCCCCGTCGGTACGCTCATCCATGCTGTTGAACTGCAGCCTGGCCGCGGCGCCGCTCTGGCCCGCTCCGCCGGCACCAGCATCCAGCTGATGGGCAAGGAAGGCAAGTACGCAATCCTGCGTATGCCGTCCTCCGAAATGCGTCGCGTGCTGCTCACCTGCCGTGCAACCATCGGCGAGGTTGGCAATGCCGAGCACTCCAACATCACGATCGGCAAGGCCGGCCGTAATCGTTGGCGTGGCATCCGCCCGACGGTTCGTGGTACGGTCATGAACCCGGTCGACCATCCCCATGGCGGTGGCGAAGGCAAGAACAAGACTTCTGGCCGTCACCCTGTCAGCCCGTGGGGCGTTCCGACCAAGGGTCATCGTACGCGCAACCCGAAGAAGGCCTCTAGCCGCCTGATCATTCGCCGTCGCAAGAAGTAG
- the rpsS gene encoding 30S ribosomal protein S19, with amino-acid sequence MSRSLKKGPFVEPRLLERIEKMNAAGEKNVIKTWSRASTIFPEMVGHTIAVHDGRKHVPVYVTESMVGHKLGEFAPTRTFKGHAADKKKK; translated from the coding sequence GTGAGCAGAAGTTTGAAGAAGGGTCCTTTCGTTGAGCCTCGCCTTCTTGAGCGCATCGAGAAGATGAACGCGGCCGGCGAAAAGAACGTCATCAAGACCTGGTCCCGTGCAAGCACGATCTTCCCCGAAATGGTGGGCCACACCATCGCGGTGCACGACGGTCGCAAGCACGTGCCGGTGTACGTTACCGAGTCCATGGTCGGTCACAAGCTGGGCGAGTTCGCCCCCACGCGTACCTTCAAGGGTCACGCGGCCGACAAGAAGAAGAAATAA
- the pstC gene encoding phosphate ABC transporter permease subunit PstC, translating to MTKTVRARRRCADLVQNSLVATLALAGVAALAAVLVTVAVQGWPIVSEVGLSAFLLGNSWMPVDFGTGASFGIANFIAGSVAVSVLALALALLVAIGCALFLSCAAGPALRAALCSAIDLLAGIPSVVYGFVGLEVVSKAFIEAGHPSGNCVLAAGIVLAVMVLPFMVSSMTESMLAVRQRYLAASLNLGVGKWYGAYAVVLPVSLRLLWPSVMMAFARAMGETMAVMMVVGNANLFPELLGKGETIASLIALEMGTAAAGSTHMHALFAAGFVLLVIVLAVDALTAWAQHRLARRASRGVRGGRWVLGRAGACLARVWAWAGMAVVAGCIVFLFAYVFSQGAGYISWEFITQSPSGAILGTEGGIFPAIAGSAWFTATALVIAVPLALALAVYRVFLCRKPAVGHAVGRVISVAAGAPSIVMGLFAYAVLVRDAGLGRCVLAGGVALALMIIPFIEVRVEKALREVPAELVASAYALGCTRSYVVRTLVLPYCRGEVLGAVVLGALYALGAAAPLIFTGGVAFAPVPTGIDQPAMSLPLHLYLMLAQGTTIPQVYATAFVLMALVLACNLAVSAYAQIRRRRWMKS from the coding sequence ATGACGAAAACGGTCCGCGCGCGCAGGCGCTGCGCGGACCTTGTGCAGAATAGTTTGGTTGCGACGCTCGCGCTTGCGGGCGTCGCCGCGCTTGCGGCGGTGCTTGTCACCGTGGCGGTGCAAGGTTGGCCCATCGTCTCCGAGGTGGGCCTTTCGGCGTTTTTGCTCGGCAACAGCTGGATGCCCGTCGATTTCGGCACGGGCGCTAGCTTCGGCATCGCGAACTTCATTGCCGGCTCGGTGGCCGTTTCCGTGCTGGCGCTGGCATTGGCGCTGCTGGTGGCCATTGGGTGCGCGCTGTTCTTGTCGTGCGCGGCGGGGCCTGCGCTTCGTGCGGCGCTGTGCAGCGCCATCGACCTGCTTGCGGGCATCCCCTCGGTGGTGTACGGCTTCGTGGGCCTTGAAGTGGTTTCGAAGGCGTTCATCGAAGCGGGCCATCCGTCGGGCAACTGCGTGCTGGCCGCCGGCATCGTGCTTGCCGTCATGGTGCTGCCGTTCATGGTGTCGTCCATGACCGAGTCCATGCTGGCCGTGCGCCAGCGCTACCTTGCCGCATCGCTGAACCTGGGCGTGGGGAAGTGGTACGGCGCGTATGCCGTGGTGCTGCCCGTGTCGCTGCGGCTGCTGTGGCCGTCGGTCATGATGGCGTTCGCGCGTGCCATGGGCGAGACCATGGCCGTCATGATGGTGGTGGGCAACGCGAATCTGTTCCCCGAGCTGTTGGGCAAGGGCGAAACCATCGCGTCGCTTATCGCGCTTGAAATGGGCACGGCCGCAGCGGGCAGCACGCATATGCATGCCCTGTTCGCCGCCGGGTTCGTGCTGCTGGTCATCGTGCTTGCCGTCGATGCGCTAACGGCTTGGGCGCAACATCGACTTGCGCGCCGCGCTTCCCGCGGCGTGCGCGGCGGCCGCTGGGTGCTCGGGCGCGCCGGCGCGTGCCTTGCGCGCGTGTGGGCCTGGGCGGGCATGGCCGTAGTTGCCGGCTGCATCGTGTTTTTGTTCGCGTATGTGTTCAGCCAAGGCGCTGGCTACATTTCGTGGGAGTTCATCACGCAAAGCCCGTCGGGCGCTATCTTGGGCACGGAGGGCGGCATATTCCCCGCCATTGCCGGAAGCGCCTGGTTTACGGCTACGGCGCTGGTCATTGCCGTGCCGTTGGCGCTGGCCCTTGCCGTCTACCGCGTGTTTTTGTGCCGCAAGCCTGCCGTGGGGCACGCCGTGGGGCGCGTCATATCCGTGGCGGCCGGCGCTCCGTCCATCGTCATGGGCCTGTTCGCCTACGCCGTGCTCGTGCGCGACGCCGGCCTTGGCCGCTGCGTGCTGGCCGGCGGCGTGGCGCTGGCGCTCATGATCATCCCGTTCATCGAGGTGCGCGTGGAAAAGGCGCTGCGCGAGGTGCCTGCCGAGCTGGTGGCCTCGGCCTATGCGCTGGGATGCACGCGCTCGTACGTGGTGCGCACGCTGGTGCTGCCGTATTGCCGCGGCGAGGTGCTTGGCGCGGTGGTGCTGGGCGCCCTGTACGCCCTTGGCGCGGCGGCCCCGCTCATCTTCACGGGCGGCGTGGCGTTCGCCCCGGTTCCCACCGGCATCGATCAGCCCGCCATGTCGCTGCCGCTGCACCTGTACCTCATGCTTGCGCAGGGCACCACCATCCCGCAGGTGTACGCCACGGCGTTCGTGCTCATGGCGTTGGTGCTGGCGTGCAACCTGGCCGTTTCGGCGTATGCGCAGATTAGGAGAAGGCGATGGATGAAATCGTAA
- a CDS encoding phosphate ABC transporter substrate-binding protein — protein sequence MAKQALKEKPLARGILAAVMAAALGCGLLAGCSSNNASTQPAGNKSASTEQASGEFQSNIMFCGSTSAYPIISSLAFSFTDQYETWNKVDASFPEKNISIYVAPGGSGVGVSALEEGTCDFGMVARTLKDSEKEKLGDYKEYEIAKDALTVSVNAENPIVGTVDDMSTDTIRKIFAGEITTWDQVDASLPAEQIQVYIRDLSGGAYEVFQKSVMGDSKVTDAATQSASMTELATNIANNKWAIGYAGFGAYNKANANGTKLVAMKVDGVEATEANIVSGDYKIQRPVMFVGVGEPTDSEQAFIDYIYSDAGIKAIESNGYIPSFTAK from the coding sequence ATGGCAAAACAAGCACTGAAGGAAAAGCCGCTTGCCCGCGGCATCCTGGCCGCCGTCATGGCGGCGGCGCTCGGCTGCGGCCTTCTGGCTGGCTGCTCGTCGAACAACGCTTCCACGCAGCCTGCCGGCAACAAATCCGCATCCACCGAGCAGGCCTCCGGCGAGTTCCAGTCCAACATCATGTTCTGCGGCTCCACGTCGGCCTACCCGATCATCTCGTCGCTGGCCTTTTCGTTCACCGACCAGTACGAAACGTGGAACAAGGTTGACGCCAGCTTCCCCGAGAAGAACATCTCCATCTACGTTGCCCCGGGCGGCTCGGGCGTTGGCGTCAGCGCGCTTGAGGAAGGCACGTGCGACTTCGGCATGGTTGCCCGCACGCTGAAGGACTCCGAGAAGGAAAAGCTTGGCGACTACAAGGAATACGAGATCGCCAAGGACGCGCTGACCGTTTCCGTCAACGCCGAGAACCCCATCGTCGGCACCGTTGACGATATGTCCACCGACACCATCCGCAAGATCTTCGCCGGCGAAATCACCACGTGGGACCAGGTCGACGCAAGCCTGCCCGCCGAGCAGATCCAGGTGTACATCCGCGACCTGTCCGGTGGCGCCTACGAGGTGTTCCAGAAATCCGTCATGGGCGATTCGAAGGTCACCGACGCTGCCACGCAGTCCGCTTCCATGACCGAGCTGGCCACGAACATCGCGAACAACAAGTGGGCCATCGGCTATGCCGGCTTCGGCGCCTACAACAAAGCTAACGCCAACGGCACGAAGCTTGTGGCCATGAAGGTCGACGGCGTGGAGGCCACCGAGGCCAACATCGTTTCCGGCGACTACAAGATCCAGCGTCCCGTCATGTTCGTGGGCGTTGGCGAGCCCACCGACTCCGAGCAGGCCTTCATCGACTACATCTACTCCGATGCCGGCATCAAGGCCATCGAGTCGAACGGCTACATCCCGTCGTTCACCGCGAAATAG
- the rpsC gene encoding 30S ribosomal protein S3, producing the protein MGQKVSPTGFRLGITEEWRSRWYADKDYAQNLANDLAIRKFLDKQLSRAAVSKIEIERAGDKIKVIVTTARPGVVIGKKGAEIDALRKKLEKVANGPVNIEVVEVKRPELDANLIAQSVAEQLEGRVAFRRAMRKAVQSARKSGAKGIRIQCAGRLGGAEMSRREWYREGRVPLHTLRAKVDYGFCTAATQMGSIGVQVWVYHGEVMPGQKAPQPALEGNSRPNRSRRNDRNERGRK; encoded by the coding sequence ATGGGTCAGAAGGTAAGCCCTACCGGGTTCCGCCTCGGTATCACCGAAGAGTGGCGCAGCCGTTGGTACGCCGACAAGGATTACGCCCAGAACCTGGCAAACGACTTGGCCATTAGGAAGTTCCTGGACAAGCAGCTGTCCCGTGCCGCCGTCTCCAAGATCGAGATCGAGCGCGCTGGCGACAAGATCAAGGTCATCGTGACCACCGCTCGCCCGGGTGTGGTGATCGGCAAGAAGGGCGCCGAGATCGACGCTCTGCGCAAGAAGCTTGAGAAGGTCGCCAACGGCCCCGTGAACATCGAGGTCGTCGAGGTGAAGCGCCCCGAGCTGGACGCCAACCTCATCGCCCAGTCCGTTGCTGAGCAGCTGGAAGGCCGCGTTGCTTTCCGTCGCGCTATGCGCAAGGCCGTTCAGTCCGCCCGCAAGTCCGGTGCCAAGGGCATCCGCATCCAGTGCGCCGGTCGTCTCGGTGGCGCTGAGATGAGCCGCCGCGAGTGGTACCGCGAAGGCCGCGTGCCGCTGCACACGCTGCGCGCAAAGGTGGACTACGGTTTCTGCACCGCCGCTACGCAGATGGGTTCCATCGGCGTGCAGGTGTGGGTCTACCACGGAGAGGTCATGCCCGGCCAGAAGGCTCCGCAGCCGGCGCTCGAGGGCAACTCCCGTCCGAACCGTTCCCGTCGCAACGACCGCAATGAGAGGGGGCGCAAGTAA
- the rplV gene encoding 50S ribosomal protein L22, with amino-acid sequence MEAKAIARTVRMSPRKARIVVDLIRGKSVPAAREILAFTNRAAAEVVEKTLNSAVANAEYQHHVRPETLVVKTAFVDEGPTLKRIRPRAKGSASPIRKRTCHITIIVASREEA; translated from the coding sequence ATGGAAGCTAAAGCAATCGCACGCACCGTGCGCATGTCGCCCCGTAAGGCACGCATCGTCGTCGACCTGATCCGCGGCAAGTCCGTTCCGGCCGCCCGTGAGATCCTGGCGTTCACCAACCGCGCCGCTGCCGAGGTCGTCGAGAAGACGCTGAACTCTGCCGTTGCCAACGCCGAGTACCAGCACCATGTGCGCCCGGAGACGCTCGTCGTGAAGACCGCTTTCGTTGACGAAGGCCCCACGCTCAAGCGCATCCGTCCCCGCGCTAAGGGTTCCGCTTCGCCGATTCGCAAGCGCACCTGCCACATCACCATCATCGTCGCTTCGCGAGAGGAGGCTTAA